The DNA window TAATCATCAGTCATGTTAGACACGTGAACCAACCCTTCAATGGTATTCGGTAATTCAATGAATAAGCCAAAGTTCGTTACTGAAGAAATAATCCCAGTAAACTGTTCCCCGATTTTATCAGCCATAAACTGTGATTTCTTCAAAGCATCGGTATCGCGTTCTGCTTCTACTGCCCGGCGTTCACGCTCGGATGTATGGGTCGCAATGTCATCCATGTTCGCATCCCAACGTGCAATCGTTTTCTGAGACAAATCTTTTTCGATCAAATACGTGCGGATCAAGCGATGGACGATCAAATCCGGATAACGACGTATCGGTGAAGTAAAATGCGTATAAAATTCAGTCGATAAGCCAAAGTGTCCTAAGCTTTCAGACGAGTATTTCGCCTGTTGCATTGAACGCAACATCATCGTAGAAATGACTGGCTCTTCTGGAGTTCCTGCAATCGATTCGACGATTTCTTGCAATGCACGTGGGTGGATTTGTGTACCCGAACCTTTGACCACAATACCAAAATTTGTAACGAATTCGAAAAAGCGTTGCAGTTTTTCCGGTTTTGGATCTTCATGTATGCGGTAAATTGCTGGTACTTCTAGATGATGAAAATGTTCTGCTACTGTTTCGTTAGCAGCTAGCATAAACTCTTCAATTAGACGTTCAGCAATCGTTCGTTCGCGAACAACTACGTCTACTGGATAGCCGTTTTCATCTACTAATACTTTTGATTCTTTGAAATCAAAATCAATGGCACCTCGACGCATCCGTTTCTTACTCAAGACTGCTGCTAGTTCTTTCATCAATTCGAACATGGGCACCAATTCGCTGTACTGCTCTTTTAGTTCTTGATTGTCTTGCTCAAGAATTTCATAAACGTCCGTATAGGTCATACGTGCGGATGTGTTAATAACACTTTGGAAAATATCGTGAGACTGCACTTCACCTTGGTCATTGAAAATCATTTCACAAGACAAAGTCAAACGGTCAACTTGTGGATTTAATGAACAAATACCATTCGACAAGCGATGCGGAATCATTGGAATCACACGGTCAGTCAAGTAAATACTCGTTGCACGGTCATAAGCTTCACGGTCCATTGGAGACCCTTCCGTCATATAATGGCTAACATCTGCGATATGCACACCCAATTTGTACGTACCGTCTTCGTATTTTACGACTTGAACAGCATCATCCAAATCTTTAGCATCCGCTCCATCAATCGTTACAATTTGCTCGTTACGTAAATCACGGCGATCCTTAAGATCTGCCGGGTCGATTTCGTCTGGCACGTTGTTCGCTTGTTCTAAAACATCAGGCGGAAACTCCGTTTCAATGCCATATTTATGAATAATCGAAAGAATGTCAACACCTGGATCGTTTTTATGACCCAAAATTTGCGTCACCATACCCGTCGCAGACATTCTGCCTTCAGGCCATCCCGTGATTTCAACTACTACTTTATGGCCATCAACAGCACCTAACGTATCACCTTTAGCTATAAAGATATCCATATTCATTTTTTTATCATCTGTTACGACAAAGCCAAATCCTTTGTTTTCTTGGAATGTACCAACAGCTTTTGTCGTTCCGCGTTCAAGGATTCGAATAATCGCGCCTTCGCGTCGATCACCAGATGACCCTTCTGAGACGCGAATCATAACTGTATCTCCGTTTACCGCACCATTTACTTCCGTCGGTGGAATAAACACATCGTCCAAGCCCGCTTCTTCAGGTGCCACAAAACCAAAACCTTTTGGATGCCCAATGAATTTTCCGCGCATCAAATTCATTCGTTCTGGCACACCGTAGCGGTTTGATCTTGAACGGATAAGTGTTCCGGATTCTTCCAAACGCACCAAAGTTTTGACCAATTTCTCGAATTCATCGGCATTTTCAAAACCGAATTGCTCTTCTATTTCCTGTACAGTCAGCGGCTTATATGCTTCTTCACGCATGAAAACCAATAAGCGCTGTTCTAATGAACTTTCGGGATTCCCCAAATCTAACTCCTCCTTTATGACCGTTCACACACTCCAATCAAGTGATTCGAAAAATGTGAAAATGTCTTCGTGCAATTGCTTTTTCTCTTTATCAAGCGTAATGACATGCCCTGAGTTTTCGTACCATTTGATGTTTTTATCGGTTGATTCCGCATTATCGTAAATGACATTAGCCGAATCTGTATTAATCACCGTATCCAGTCTACCTTGGGCAACGAACAAAGGCGCATAAATATGGTCTACATGTTCTTTGACTTCTTCAACCAAGGCGCGTAAATCGGCTAACGATTCCATCGGCTGCTCTTTCAATGCCTGCATCTCTTTTTCGATAAGCTCAGCACTTTTCCCTTCAAATCCCTTGTAATCGCGTGCATATTTTAAAACACCTTCATACATGAGATCTGTAGTTTTCATGTACATAGGTGCACACATCGTGACAATTCCTTTAATAGGTTTTGTATACCCTAATTTCAGGCTAAATACGCCACCAAGTGACAGTCCAGCCACGGCAATTTCCGTATAGCCTTCTTCTATCAACGCATCATATGCTTGCTCTACATCTTTCCACCAATCTACTGGACCGGTGACTACCAGTTCCTCAGGTGCCACACCATGACCTGCGTAATGCGGTGCAATGCTCGTATATCCTTTTGTTTCTAGAAAACGACCTAACATCCTTACATCCGCCGAATTCCCAGTAAATCCATGCAAAAGAAGTACTGCTCGAGGTCCAGATTTGAAGAAAAATGGTTTTGGTTGCGAAATCCGCATAACAATTCCTCCATTTCAATACTAAAAGAAAACGCCCAACCATGTATGGTCAGGCGATTTAATCATCTACATTAAACTTTCGTTACGGCAATAGCCAGAATAAAGAATAAGGCAGCAAGTACAATCGTTACTCGGTGTAAGACTAAGTCCAAGCCACGAGCTTTTTGCTTGCCGAAAAGTTGCTCTGCTCCACCGGAGATGGCTCCTGAAAGACCTGCACTTTTTCCGGATTGCAATAAAACGACTACGATTAATGCGAGCGATACGATGACGAGTAATGTCATTAACAACGTATGCATAAATTCCACCTCCTGAAACGAACGTTCACAACAAAATTAAGTTTACCAAAAATTGTGACCGGTGACAATAGCAATAGAAAATAGAAGGCAAATGCCCTCTATTTTCTAAAAGTTAAATCAGAAAATTTGATTTATCAATTATTTAACTTCAATCAAATTCTATTTTCTATCACTTTATTTTTTCAAGTTATAGAAAGTTTTCAATCCTAGGTATTGACCCGTTTCGAACAACTGATCTTCAATGCGTAGTAATTGGTTGTACTTCGCAACGCGGTCCGTACGTGACGGTGCACCTGTTTTGATTTGTCCAGCGTTTGTCGCAACTGCGATGTCTGCGATTGTTACATCTTCAGACTCGCCTGAACGGTGGCTGATAACTGCTGTGTAGCCCGCACGTTTCGCCATTTCAATCGCATCAAATGTTTCTGTTAATGTACCGATTTGGTTTACTTTGATCAAGATTGAGTTACTGATGCCTTCTTCAATTCCTTGAGCCAATTTTTTCGTGTTCGTTACGAATAAATCGTCTCCAACTAATTGAACGCGGTCACCGATTCGTTCTGTCAATAATTTATGTCCAGCCCAGTCGTTTTCATCTAAGCCATCTTCGATTGAAATGATTGGGTATTTATTGCAAAGCTCTTCGTACCAGTCAACCATTTCAGCAGATGTTTTCACTGTATTATCGCCTGGCAGGTTGTAAACACCTTTTTCTTTGTCGTAGATTTCAGAAGATGCAACGTCCATTGCAAGCAAGATGTCTGAACCTGGTTTGTATCCAGCTTTTTCAATTGCTTCCATGATTGTCGTTAATGCTTCTTCATTTGAACCAAGGTTCGGAGCAAATCCGCCTTCATCTCCAACAGAAGTATTATAGCCTTTTTCTTTTAATACAGCTTTTAAGTTGTGGAAAATTTCTGCTCCCATTTGAACAGCTTCACGGAACGATTTTGCGCCAACTGGCATTACCATGAATTCTTGGATGTCCACGTTGTTGTCAGCATGTTCGCCGCCGTTTAAAATGTTCATCATTGGAACTGGCAGTTGCTTCGCGTTAAAACCGCCTAAGTATTGGTAAAGAGGCATATCCAAGTAGTTTGCTGCTGCGTGTGCAACGGCTAGAGAAACACCAAGAATTGCGTTAGCGCCTAAACGTCCTTTGTTTTCAGTACCGTCTAATTCGATCATCGCTTTGTCGATTGATACTTGATCAAGCACTGAATATTTTTCTTCTAATGCTTCAGCAATTTCACCATCAACGTTTTCTACTGCTTTTAAGACACCCTTACCTAGGTAACGGCTCTTATCGCCATCACGTAGCTCTACAGCTTCGTGTTCACCAGTAGATGCGCCTGATGGTACGATTGCGCGACCAAAAGCGCCGCTTTCTGTGAATACTTCAACTTCGATTGTTGGATTTCCTCGTGAATCTAAAATTTCGCGTG is part of the Planococcus kocurii genome and encodes:
- the eno gene encoding phosphopyruvate hydratase, translating into MPIITHIQAREILDSRGNPTIEVEVFTESGAFGRAIVPSGASTGEHEAVELRDGDKSRYLGKGVLKAVENVDGEIAEALEEKYSVLDQVSIDKAMIELDGTENKGRLGANAILGVSLAVAHAAANYLDMPLYQYLGGFNAKQLPVPMMNILNGGEHADNNVDIQEFMVMPVGAKSFREAVQMGAEIFHNLKAVLKEKGYNTSVGDEGGFAPNLGSNEEALTTIMEAIEKAGYKPGSDILLAMDVASSEIYDKEKGVYNLPGDNTVKTSAEMVDWYEELCNKYPIISIEDGLDENDWAGHKLLTERIGDRVQLVGDDLFVTNTKKLAQGIEEGISNSILIKVNQIGTLTETFDAIEMAKRAGYTAVISHRSGESEDVTIADIAVATNAGQIKTGAPSRTDRVAKYNQLLRIEDQLFETGQYLGLKTFYNLKK
- the secG gene encoding preprotein translocase subunit SecG → MHTLLMTLLVIVSLALIVVVLLQSGKSAGLSGAISGGAEQLFGKQKARGLDLVLHRVTIVLAALFFILAIAVTKV
- a CDS encoding alpha/beta hydrolase, whose product is MRISQPKPFFFKSGPRAVLLLHGFTGNSADVRMLGRFLETKGYTSIAPHYAGHGVAPEELVVTGPVDWWKDVEQAYDALIEEGYTEIAVAGLSLGGVFSLKLGYTKPIKGIVTMCAPMYMKTTDLMYEGVLKYARDYKGFEGKSAELIEKEMQALKEQPMESLADLRALVEEVKEHVDHIYAPLFVAQGRLDTVINTDSANVIYDNAESTDKNIKWYENSGHVITLDKEKKQLHEDIFTFFESLDWSV
- the rnr gene encoding ribonuclease R — protein: MGNPESSLEQRLLVFMREEAYKPLTVQEIEEQFGFENADEFEKLVKTLVRLEESGTLIRSRSNRYGVPERMNLMRGKFIGHPKGFGFVAPEEAGLDDVFIPPTEVNGAVNGDTVMIRVSEGSSGDRREGAIIRILERGTTKAVGTFQENKGFGFVVTDDKKMNMDIFIAKGDTLGAVDGHKVVVEITGWPEGRMSATGMVTQILGHKNDPGVDILSIIHKYGIETEFPPDVLEQANNVPDEIDPADLKDRRDLRNEQIVTIDGADAKDLDDAVQVVKYEDGTYKLGVHIADVSHYMTEGSPMDREAYDRATSIYLTDRVIPMIPHRLSNGICSLNPQVDRLTLSCEMIFNDQGEVQSHDIFQSVINTSARMTYTDVYEILEQDNQELKEQYSELVPMFELMKELAAVLSKKRMRRGAIDFDFKESKVLVDENGYPVDVVVRERTIAERLIEEFMLAANETVAEHFHHLEVPAIYRIHEDPKPEKLQRFFEFVTNFGIVVKGSGTQIHPRALQEIVESIAGTPEEPVISTMMLRSMQQAKYSSESLGHFGLSTEFYTHFTSPIRRYPDLIVHRLIRTYLIEKDLSQKTIARWDANMDDIATHTSERERRAVEAERDTDALKKSQFMADKIGEQFTGIISSVTNFGLFIELPNTIEGLVHVSNMTDDYYRFDDRSMMMIGERTNRQFRIGDEIEIKVIGVKPEESSIDFEIVGMVQTPRRTRKDQPKVIRAGKKDGAGKPRRDGKKPESGGPTRKPKNAKKKFYEGAAKQGRNKKK